In Endozoicomonas sp. GU-1, one DNA window encodes the following:
- a CDS encoding lipopolysaccharide biosynthesis protein, translating into MKRNVILSVIDQGGLSAFNFSVNVILIRVLTPENYGLYSLLFALGLTATSIQNALINTPLSVRWSRSNYIEKIKLESSLSLVNTFFLIIVFILSLLLSSYLSEDNTLTVAIALYITSVPAREFIKSRFFSKVLVQQVINLDVIFVLLSALLIFLSYFLYGTVNLISALMSIAVAGYTSAFYGKASLKMKVDGQIRTNDLLKEYVTIWQESRWSLVGVVTTELQNRGYIFIVSLFFGNATLALLQAGRVIYGPLNLLTAAWGKVSTPYLSGLFFNSQLRAFQKYLLIAGSGFILFNLIFGIILYTAWPYLEPLIYGGKYSDIAIVVFLWAVVTVLIQVRSTGSVGVQAMNCFKPLAFATIYGSLVSGIVLLSVCLINQPIWAIFSLLSGEMIALFYIVIVIKKYINEQSDEKLIKGENS; encoded by the coding sequence ATGAAAAGAAATGTAATCTTATCAGTAATTGACCAAGGTGGGCTTAGTGCCTTTAATTTTTCTGTAAATGTCATCTTAATTAGAGTTCTTACTCCAGAAAATTATGGATTATATAGTTTGTTGTTTGCTCTTGGTTTAACAGCAACATCTATTCAGAATGCCCTTATAAATACGCCACTTTCTGTCAGGTGGTCACGAAGTAACTATATTGAAAAAATAAAGTTGGAAAGTTCATTGTCTCTAGTAAATACATTTTTTTTAATAATTGTGTTTATTTTATCATTACTATTATCTAGCTATTTATCAGAAGATAATACATTAACTGTTGCAATTGCTTTATATATAACATCAGTACCTGCTAGAGAATTTATTAAAAGTCGTTTTTTTAGCAAAGTATTGGTTCAACAGGTTATTAACCTTGATGTCATCTTTGTCTTGTTATCAGCTCTTCTCATTTTTTTAAGTTACTTTTTATATGGAACAGTCAATCTTATTTCTGCATTGATGAGTATAGCCGTTGCTGGTTATACAAGTGCATTTTACGGTAAAGCCAGTCTGAAAATGAAAGTGGATGGTCAAATAAGAACAAATGATTTATTAAAGGAATATGTAACTATCTGGCAAGAGTCACGCTGGTCTCTAGTAGGCGTTGTAACTACAGAACTACAAAATAGAGGATATATATTTATCGTTAGCCTTTTCTTTGGTAATGCGACATTGGCATTATTACAAGCAGGGAGAGTAATCTATGGTCCACTCAACCTACTGACCGCCGCATGGGGAAAGGTATCAACTCCATATTTATCAGGCTTGTTTTTTAATAGCCAACTGCGTGCTTTTCAAAAGTATCTACTGATAGCTGGTTCTGGCTTTATTCTATTCAACCTGATTTTTGGAATCATTTTATATACAGCGTGGCCTTACCTAGAACCATTGATCTATGGTGGAAAGTATTCTGATATAGCAATAGTGGTTTTTCTTTGGGCGGTAGTAACAGTATTAATACAAGTGAGAAGCACTGGAAGTGTCGGTGTTCAGGCTATGAATTGTTTTAAGCCATTGGCTTTTGCGACAATCTATGGGTCATTAGTGAGCGGTATTGTATTGTTATCGGTGTGTTTGATTAACCAACCAATATGGGCAATATTCTCATTATTATCAGGTGAAATGATTGCACTATTTTACATTGTTATTGTGATTAAAAAATACATTAACGAACAGAGTGATGAAAAATTAATTAAAGGTGAAAATAGCTAG
- a CDS encoding glycosyltransferase family 2 protein, whose product MKISVCLCTYKRAFLRNTLESLACQILPVDTTLEVIVVDNDQEKTAEKIIDDISRDYPFDIKYFSEPEKNIATARNKSIEMATGEWLAFIDDDEEADSNWISQLLNTAKKYQADFVQGPVIPIYPKSTPTWIKEGDYFGRRNLVTGTEIDCGAAGNGLLYSQWVKDGLRFNKEFGLTGGGKTVIFLSVYIKKEGD is encoded by the coding sequence ATGAAAATATCCGTTTGTCTATGCACTTATAAAAGAGCATTTCTGAGAAATACTCTTGAAAGCCTGGCCTGCCAAATACTACCAGTTGATACAACACTTGAAGTGATTGTCGTCGATAATGATCAGGAAAAAACAGCAGAAAAAATTATTGATGATATAAGTAGAGATTACCCCTTTGATATCAAATATTTCAGTGAGCCTGAAAAAAACATAGCAACAGCAAGAAATAAAAGCATTGAAATGGCAACAGGTGAATGGCTTGCGTTTATTGATGATGATGAAGAAGCTGATTCAAACTGGATAAGCCAGTTACTAAATACGGCAAAGAAATATCAGGCTGATTTTGTTCAGGGACCAGTAATACCTATATACCCGAAATCAACACCCACCTGGATCAAAGAAGGTGATTATTTTGGAAGACGTAACTTGGTCACAGGTACAGAAATTGATTGTGGAGCTGCAGGTAATGGCTTGCTATATTCCCAATGGGTAAAAGATGGCTTACGCTTCAATAAGGAGTTTGGCTTGACGGGGGGGGGGAAGACGGTGATTTTTTTATCCGTTTATATAAAAAAGGAGGGCGATTGA